Genomic DNA from Candidatus Eisenbacteria bacterium:
TGTGACCAGCATGGAAAAAAGCAGGTGAAGCTCCGCGTGCTCCTTCACCTTTGACTGCACAAAAATCACGGCTTTCTCCGGGTCTATTCCGGCGCTGATCCAATCGGCCACCATCTCCATCGTGTCTTCCTTGATTCTATCCGTCTTCTCGTACGCCGTCGTGAGAGCATGCCAATCGGCCACCATGTGAAAACTCTGATACTCGTTCTGGAGTTTGACCCAGTTCTCGAGCGCGCCTACGTAATGCCCCAGATGGAGTCTTCCGGTGGGACGCATCCCACTCAGGATTTTCCCTTTCGCCATCCGTTTCTACACCTCTCTACACGTTGCTTGCGCTCCAGCTGCCCGTCACTTCGGAGCGCGCACACCGTGATTGTTCCTCGCCGTACGCCTCACATTGTCCACATTGTCAAGTATGGACCTGCCACAAGCATAAAGAATCTCTCCAACAACGTCACTGGAACAGACAGAAGTATCGTCCTCAAGGGAGCGAACATGAGCACGCCGATGAGTATCCACATCCCGTAGCCGGAGATCCTTCTGTAATAGAACGCCGCGTTGGGCGGCAGAAGAGCCGCGAGAACGTGCGAACCGTCCAGCGGAGGAATGGGAATGAGGTTGAACACCGCAAGAAGGCAGTTTATATGCATGCCGTAGAGCATCATCCACTTGAGCGCCAACAACGGCTCGGCTCCCCGATCCCATGCCGGGAGGAACCTGGAGGCCAGAGCAAACACAAACGCAAGCGCGAGGTTGGAGAAAGGTCCCGCCAGTGAAACCTCAAGCTCACTTCTGTTTCCCTTCCTGAAGTTGTACGGATTGACGGGAACGGGCTTGGCCCAACCTATGAGCACCGTAGGCTGAAAACCCTGGGCCAGGAGGAAGAAGAACGGAACGATGATGCTCCCGAAAAGATCGATGTGCGGGAGTGGATTGAGCGTGATCCTCCCCGCGTCCTTCGCGGTCCTGTCACCGTTGACCAGCGCGGCGACACCGTGGGCACTCTCGTGCACGACGATTGAAAAGAGAAAGACAGGAAGGCTCAAGATCACGAAGGCTGGCGACACGCTGCTATTCTCCTAGCATATCCTATAATGCTCAAGCATGTTGGCTGCAATGGCGGAGACTCTAAAGATACCGGTGTCGCCGTCCAGAACTCTTCGCCAGCTCACCGGCACTTCGTTCTCCTTTCTGACGTCGCTGTGGGCCACGCAAATCATGGCCGAGAGTTCGATCGAGCCGTTGCTTCCGTTTCGCAAGAGGGCCACCGGTCCCGGCAGTGGAAACGTCGAGAGTATGACGTCCCCGTCCCCCGCGAGGGATTCGAGTCTTCCGTTTTCTTCCTGGTCCCTGCCCACGATGAGTTTTGCAGAGTCATCGAGCCTGAAGTGCCTGCCGATTCTTAGAAGCTCCACGTTCTCCATGGTGAACTCACGGCGTTCTACAAGGTCTCTGACCTTTCTCGCATAAACCGGATCCGTGAGCAGGCAGCCCCCGGCGGGGCACGGATACTCCGTGACGCTCATCGCCTCAGCGAGTCTCATCTGCGGCTTCCTGGACCTCCCGCTGATCGCGAGCAGCTTTGATCTGTCGACCACGCCTTCTTCCTCTGCAAGAATAGGAGGAAAGAGCTGCGCGCTCAAGGGTCTGAGCAGTCGGCCCACCAAGCCGGACTCCTTCTCTATTACGCGCATGGAATCTCGACGCTGGGACATCGGCCGCTCTCCGAGGACTTCGCCGGTAAAAACGAAAGAAGCACCCTCCTCTTCCATGACTTTCCTCGCCTTCGAGAAAATCAGGATGCGACAGTCCACGCAAGGGTTCATGTTCTTGCCGTAACCGTGCCTGGGATTCCTGACGACGGCCAGGTATTCCTCGCC
This window encodes:
- a CDS encoding site-2 protease family protein, which gives rise to MSPAFVILSLPVFLFSIVVHESAHGVAALVNGDRTAKDAGRITLNPLPHIDLFGSIIVPFFFLLAQGFQPTVLIGWAKPVPVNPYNFRKGNRSELEVSLAGPFSNLALAFVFALASRFLPAWDRGAEPLLALKWMMLYGMHINCLLAVFNLIPIPPLDGSHVLAALLPPNAAFYYRRISGYGMWILIGVLMFAPLRTILLSVPVTLLERFFMLVAGPYLTMWTM